The following are from one region of the Lacinutrix sp. Bg11-31 genome:
- the murD gene encoding UDP-N-acetylmuramoyl-L-alanine--D-glutamate ligase: MKKQRLVILGAGESGVGTALLAKAKGYAVFVSDKGIIKEKYKEVLIHNEIEWEEQQHTESKILNANVVMKSPGIPDKVALIQKLISNNIPVISEIEFAAKYTNATLVGITGSNGKTTTASLAYHILKQELNVGLAGNIGDSFAKQVLEDDFENYVLEISSFQLDGIVEFKPNIAVLTNITPDHLDRYDYKFENYIDSKFRIALNQTKDDYLIYDADDEVINNWLSENTIQSTLLPFSLVKKIENGAYLDKENIKITIDNNQIIMPTKNLALEGKHNVKNAMAASTVAHLLKIRKQTIRESLENFHGVEHRLEQVLKINKVQYINDSKATNVNATYYALESMDSPTVWIVGGVDKGNDYTGLFPFINEKVKAIICLGIDNEKLIESFGNMVDIIVETQFMSEAVKIAYKVAEAGDNVLLSPACASFDLFENYEDRGRQFKEAVRNL; this comes from the coding sequence TTGAAAAAACAAAGACTAGTCATATTAGGAGCAGGAGAAAGTGGAGTGGGAACTGCGCTTTTGGCGAAAGCAAAAGGTTATGCAGTATTTGTTTCAGATAAAGGAATAATAAAAGAAAAGTACAAAGAAGTTCTTATACATAATGAGATTGAATGGGAAGAGCAACAGCACACAGAATCTAAAATTCTAAATGCAAATGTTGTAATGAAAAGCCCTGGGATTCCTGATAAGGTGGCGTTAATTCAAAAGCTTATCAGTAATAATATTCCAGTCATTTCTGAAATTGAATTTGCTGCCAAATATACCAATGCAACACTAGTTGGTATTACTGGAAGTAATGGAAAAACAACAACAGCGTCGCTAGCATATCATATTCTAAAACAAGAATTAAATGTTGGATTAGCAGGGAATATTGGAGATAGTTTTGCGAAGCAGGTTTTAGAAGATGATTTTGAAAATTATGTGCTAGAAATTAGCAGTTTTCAATTAGATGGTATTGTCGAGTTTAAGCCAAACATTGCTGTGCTTACCAATATTACACCAGATCATTTAGATCGATATGATTATAAATTTGAAAACTATATCGATTCAAAATTCAGAATTGCTTTAAATCAAACAAAGGATGATTATTTGATTTATGATGCAGACGACGAGGTGATAAATAACTGGTTAAGTGAGAATACTATTCAATCAACATTATTGCCATTTTCATTAGTGAAAAAAATCGAAAATGGTGCGTATTTAGACAAGGAAAATATAAAAATAACAATAGATAATAATCAAATAATTATGCCAACAAAAAATCTAGCTTTAGAGGGGAAACACAATGTTAAAAATGCAATGGCTGCATCAACTGTAGCGCATTTGCTAAAAATTAGAAAGCAAACCATTCGTGAAAGTTTAGAGAATTTTCATGGTGTAGAGCATCGTTTAGAGCAAGTGCTTAAAATTAACAAAGTGCAATATATAAACGATTCTAAGGCTACGAATGTAAATGCGACTTATTACGCATTAGAAAGCATGGATTCGCCAACAGTTTGGATTGTTGGTGGAGTAGATAAAGGAAATGATTATACAGGATTGTTTCCATTTATAAACGAAAAAGTGAAGGCTATTATTTGTTTAGGCATAGACAATGAAAAGCTAATAGAGAGCTTTGGGAATATGGTTGATATTATTGTTGAAACTCAATTTATGAGTGAAGCTGTAAAGATTGCTTATAAAGTTGCTGAAGCAGGTGATAATGTGTTGCTGTCTCCAGCTTGTGCAAGTTTCGATTTGTTCGAAAACTATGAAGATAGAGGAAGGCAATTTAAAGAAGCAGTAAGAAATTTGTAA